The following are encoded together in the Oncorhynchus nerka isolate Pitt River linkage group LG25, Oner_Uvic_2.0, whole genome shotgun sequence genome:
- the gabarapl2 gene encoding gamma-aminobutyric acid receptor-associated protein-like 2: MKWMFKEDHSLEHRCVESAKIRNKYPDRVPVIVEKVSGSQIVDIDKRKYLVPSDITVAQFMWIIRKRIQLPSEKAIFLFVDKTVPQSSLTMGQLYEKERDGDGFLYMAYSGENTFGF; this comes from the exons ATGAAATGGATGTTTAAAGAGGATCATTCCCTCG aacaCCGATGTGTGGAGTCTGCCAAAATACGCAACAAATATCCTGACAGGGTACCG GTGATAGTGGAGAAAGTGTCTGGCTCACAGATAGTGGACATCGACAAGAGAAAATACTTGGTCCCTTCTGACATCACAGTGGCCCAGTTCATGTGGATCATCAGGAAGCGCATCCAGCTGCCCTCGGAGAAAGCTATTTTTCTCTTTGTTGACAAAACTGTTCCCCAGTCCAG TCTGACAATGGGACAGCtatatgagaaagagagagatggagatggctTTCTGTACATGGCGTACAGTGGCGAAAACACATTTGGTTTCTAG
- the tmem231 gene encoding transmembrane protein 231, translating into MAFYEVYSHPASIRYKTSVCTKATLFLGIVLCLTYIPPLLVAYRSQGFWVKRSTYEEQPVVRFQYQVLIIAATSTSGDYVAWSTFPNFNNMQGTNLRIPSISVREEDQNQDGKLDRLKFRLDLPLRSDEQVYSIQLLLTFSYQLFRMSTVVMQTLAFVQHSSSVPGSQLFISGDLRLQQRTPLPHRGLHTVYNVSVIDGASPFASAYDLANVIGSYQDRNLTTFLSCPSPVWTVGRAAGTPFQINAEVRYPVEVVSYRPGFWEMIKFAWIQYVSVLLIFLWVFNRIQTFVFQNQVLPTVPIPLLKQHHF; encoded by the exons ATGGCTTTTTATGAAGTCTATTCTCACCCTGCTTCAATTAGATACAAAACAAGCGTTTGCACCAAAGCCACGTTGTTTCTTGGTATTGTCTTGTGTCTCACCTACATCCCACCCCTCTTGGTTGCTTACAGGAGCCAAG GGTTCTGGGTAAAGAGGAGTACATATGAAGAGCAACCTGTTGTTCGATTCCAGTACCAGGTTCTGATAATTGCAGCAACAAGCACTAGTGGTGACTATGTTGCGTGGAGCACCTTTCCCAATTTTAATAACATGCAAGGGACTAACCTCAGAATTCCTTCTATCTCG GTGCGAGAGGAAGACCAGAATCAGGATGGGAAGTTGGACCGTTTGAAATTCCGACTTGACCTTCCCCTTCGGTCTGATGAACAAGTGTACAGCATCCAGCTACTACTCACCTTCTCCTACCAGCTGTTT AGAATGTCCACTGTGGTGATGCAGACACTGGCCTTTGTGCAGCATTCCTCCTCAGTTCCTGGCTCTCAGCTCTTCATCAGTGGAGATCTGCGGCTCCAGCAGAGAACCCCACTTCCACACCGTGGTCTACACACTGTATACAAT GTATCAGTAATTGATGGAGCAAGTCCGTTTGCAAGCGCATATGATCTTGCCAACGTCATTGGATCCTATCAGGATAGAAACT TGACAACGTTTCTGTCCTGTCCAAGTCCAGTATGGACTGTGGGTCGAGCTGCTGGTACTCCCTTCCAGATAAATGCTGAAGTCCGCTACCCAGTGGAGGTTGTCAG CTATCGGCCTGGGTTCTGGGAGATGATCAAATTTGCCTGGATCCAGTACGTCAGTGTGTTGCTTATTTTCCTCTGGGTTTTCAACAGGATTCAGACCTTTGTTTTCCAGAATCAGGTGCTGCCGACTGTACCCATACCACTCTTGAAACAGCACCACTTTTGA